The following coding sequences lie in one Arachis ipaensis cultivar K30076 chromosome B03, Araip1.1, whole genome shotgun sequence genomic window:
- the LOC107633039 gene encoding inositol transporter 4-like: protein MEGGPEVASKQEFMEFWKRATSSPYIMRLALSAGIGGLLFGYDTGVISGALLYIREDFVEVDKKLWLQEVIVSMAVAGAIIGAALGGWMNDTLGRKTSILGADIVFFLGAIVMAIAPAPWVLVIGRILVGFGVGIASMTSPLYISEASPAAIRGALVCINGLLITFGQFLSYLINLAFTKTPGTWRWMLGVAGLPAVVQFVLMLTLPESPRWLYNQGKENESRKILEKIYKADEVEGEIKAMREAVEQEKQEEGLIGQTLGEKMKAAFSNVAVRRGLYAGVTAQVAQQFVGINTVMYYSPTIVQFAGIASKSTALALSLVTSGLNAVGSILSMLCIDKYGRRKLMLISLVAIIICLLTLTGVFYQAATTAPPIDNVDTLSFGANATCQAYLNAPNVSSWNCMKCLKAECAFCASTGGNHLPGACLAETKEVRAVCGEQKRVWFSDGCPSKIGVLAVIVLGLYILAYSPGMGSVPWVLNSEIYPLRFRGIGGGIAAVSNWCANLIVSLTFLSLIHALGAAGTFLLFAGFSTIGLVAIYLLVPEIKGLQFEEVEKLLQKGFNPCDCTNPKIDEEKASTSN, encoded by the exons ATGGAAGGAGGGCCGGAGGTAGCGAGTAAGCAAGAGTTCATGGAATTCTGGAAAAGAGCAACCAGTTCACCATACATCATGCGCCTTGCTCTATCGGCCGGAATTGGAGGTCTCCTCTTTGGCTACGACACCGGTGTTATCTCAGGAGCCTTGCTTTACATTCGTGAGGACTTTGTAGAAGTTGATAAGAAATTATGGTTGCAGGAAGTCATCGTAAGTATGGCTGTAGCGGGAGCCATCATTGGTGCTGCACTTGGTGGATGGATGAACGACACGCTCGGCCGTAAGACCTCTATCTTAGGTGCTGATATTGTTTTCTTTCTTGGCGCAATAGTCATGGCTATTGCCCCTGCTCCTTGGGTCCTCGTCATTGGAAGAATTTTGGTTGGTTTTGGAGTTGGCATAGCTTCCATGACTTCTCCTCTCTATATCTCAGAAGCCTCCCCAGCTGCTATTAGAGGAGCTCTCGTTTGTATCAATGGTCTCCTCATCACCTTTGGCCAATTCCTCTCCTACCTTATCAACCTCGCATTCACCAAG ACTCCTGGAACGTGGCGTTGGATGCTTGGGGTGGCCGGACTTCCAGCGGTGGTTCAGTTTGTTTTGATGCTAACCCTGCCTGAGTCACCGAGGTGGTTGTACAACCAGGGAAAAGAAAATGAGTCAAGGAAAATCCTGGAAAAGATTTACAAAGCAGATGAGGTTGAAGGGGAGATAAAAGCGATGAGAGAAGCGGTagaacaagagaagcaagaggaaggGTTGATCGGTCAAACCCTTGGAGAGAAAATGAAGGCTGCTTTCAGCAACGTCGCTGTTCGAAGAGGATTGTATGCAGGTGTGACTGCTCAAGTCGCTCAACAATTCGTTGGCATCAACACCGTCATGTATTACAGCCCAACCATTGTTCAGTTTGCCGGCATTGCATCAAAATCTACCGCACTTGCACTCTCCCTCGTCACATCTGGTCTCAACGCCGTTGGATCTATCCTTAGCATGCTTTGCATCGATAAATATGGAAGGAGAAAGCTCATGCTCATATCCCTTGTTGCAATCATCATTTGCCTCCTTACTCTCACCGGAGTTTTCTATCAGGCAGCTACCACTGCTCCTCCAATTGACAACGTTGACACCCTCAGCTTCGGTGCTAACGCTACATGCCAAGCTTATCTTAATGCCCCCAATGTCTCTTCATGGAACTGCATGAAATGTTTGAAAGCTGAATGTGCCTTCTGTGCCAGCACTGGGGGCAAT CATCTTCCGGGAGCATGTCTGGCGGAAACAAAGGAAGTCAGAGCGGTGTGCGGTGAGCAAAAGCGCGTGTGGTTTTCTGATGGATGCCCAAGCAAAATTGGAGTGCTTGCAGTTATAGTGTTGGGACTATATATCCTAGCATACTCTCCTGGAATGGGATCAGTGCCTTGGGTTTTGAACTCAGAGATTTACCCATTGAGATTCAGGGGAATTGGTGGAGGCATAGCAGCAGTTTCAAACTGGTGTGCTAATCTCATAGTGAGTTTGACATTCTTGTCACTCATCCATGCACTTGGGGCTGCAGGAACATTCCTCCTCTTTGCTGGATTTTCCACAATTGGACTAGTTGCCATCTATCTATTGGTACCAGAAATCAAAGGGCTTCAGTTTGAAGAGGTTGAGAAGTTGCTTCAGAAAGGTTTCAACCCTTGTGATTGCACCAATCCAAAGATAGACGAAGAGAAAGCAAGtactagtaattaa